One window from the genome of Phycisphaerales bacterium encodes:
- the iscU gene encoding Fe-S cluster assembly scaffold IscU → MAYGDKVIDHYENPRNVGSFGTQKEIKERKDVGVGLVGAPECGDVMQLQIKVDETGKIEDAKFKCFGCGSAIASSSLATEWLKGKTVDEGLEIKNTQIVEELSLPPVKIHCSVLAEDAIRAAIDDYKTKNGQAAEAAHAH, encoded by the coding sequence ATGGCATACGGCGACAAGGTCATCGATCACTACGAGAACCCGCGGAACGTGGGCAGCTTCGGCACGCAGAAGGAGATCAAGGAGCGCAAGGACGTGGGCGTCGGCCTCGTCGGCGCGCCCGAGTGCGGCGACGTGATGCAACTGCAGATCAAGGTCGACGAGACGGGCAAGATCGAGGACGCCAAGTTCAAGTGCTTCGGCTGCGGCTCGGCCATCGCCAGCAGCAGCCTGGCAACCGAGTGGCTCAAGGGCAAGACCGTCGACGAGGGGCTCGAGATCAAGAACACCCAGATCGTTGAGGAACTCAGCCTGCCGCCGGTCAAGATCCACTGCTCCGTGCTGGCCGAGGACGCCATCCGGGCCGCCATCGACGATTACAAGACCAAGAACGGCCAGGCGGCCGAGGCGGCCCACGCCCACTGA
- a CDS encoding IscS subfamily cysteine desulfurase, giving the protein MAVDLPIYLDNAATTRTDPRVVEAMLPYFTQAFGNPGSRNHSFGWESEAGVDTARQQVADLIGADRKEIIFTSGATESNNLAIKGAASMYAKAPAGSEKRGHIITAMHEHKAVLDPCKRLQKEGFDVTYLQPGRDGLITAKMVEEAMRDDTILVTIMWANNELGTINEIPEIGKLCHDRGAVFHTDATQWVGKMPTDVNTDNIDLLSLSAHKMYGPKGVGALYVRRRKPRVRLTAFQEGGGQERGFRSGTLNVPGIVGLGKACELCAAEMDDERERLLALRKKVEEGITSKLDTVQVNGHADKRLPHLTNISFGFVEGESLMMATKEIAMSSGSACTSASLEPSYVLKALGVGDDLAHSSLRISMGRFTTEAEVDYAVDKIVAAVEKLRELSPLYDMHNEGIDITKIEWQAH; this is encoded by the coding sequence ATGGCCGTTGACCTTCCCATCTATCTCGACAACGCCGCCACGACCCGCACCGACCCCCGCGTGGTCGAGGCGATGCTGCCCTACTTCACCCAGGCCTTCGGCAACCCCGGAAGCCGCAATCACAGCTTTGGGTGGGAGTCCGAGGCCGGCGTCGATACCGCCCGTCAACAGGTGGCCGATCTGATCGGAGCCGACCGCAAGGAAATCATCTTCACCAGCGGGGCCACCGAGAGCAACAACCTGGCCATCAAGGGCGCCGCCAGCATGTACGCCAAGGCGCCCGCCGGGAGCGAGAAGCGCGGCCACATCATCACGGCCATGCACGAGCACAAGGCCGTGCTCGATCCGTGCAAGCGGCTGCAGAAGGAAGGCTTCGACGTCACCTACCTGCAGCCGGGTCGAGATGGCCTGATCACTGCCAAGATGGTCGAGGAAGCGATGCGTGACGACACGATCCTCGTAACCATCATGTGGGCGAACAACGAACTCGGCACGATCAACGAGATCCCCGAGATCGGCAAGCTCTGCCACGATCGCGGTGCCGTCTTCCATACCGACGCGACGCAGTGGGTTGGCAAGATGCCCACCGACGTCAACACCGACAACATCGACCTGCTCAGCCTGAGCGCCCACAAGATGTACGGGCCCAAAGGCGTGGGCGCGCTCTACGTCCGCCGCCGCAAGCCGCGCGTGCGATTGACGGCGTTCCAGGAGGGCGGCGGCCAGGAGCGAGGCTTCCGCTCGGGTACGCTGAACGTGCCGGGCATCGTGGGCTTGGGCAAGGCCTGCGAGTTGTGCGCCGCCGAGATGGACGACGAGCGCGAGCGGCTCCTTGCCCTGCGCAAGAAGGTCGAAGAGGGCATCACCAGCAAGCTCGACACCGTGCAGGTCAACGGCCACGCCGACAAGCGGCTGCCCCACCTGACCAACATCTCCTTCGGCTTCGTCGAGGGCGAGAGCCTGATGATGGCCACCAAGGAGATCGCCATGAGCAGCGGGTCTGCGTGTACGAGCGCCAGCCTCGAGCCCAGCTACGTGCTCAAGGCCCTTGGCGTTGGCGACGACCTGGCCCATAGCTCGCTGCGAATCAGCATGGGGCGATTCACGACCGAGGCCGAGGTCGACTACGCGGTCGACAAGATCGTGGCGGCCGTCGAGAAGCTCCGCGAGCTCAGCCCGCTCTACGACATGCACAACGAGGGCATCGACATCACCAAGATCGAGTGGCAGGCTCACTAA
- a CDS encoding ATP-binding protein, with protein MAHRDEQASVSDSARVTNDRERIDRLWLSIELAMQENGYPKSATFAVRLALEEAMTNAFRHGLRDLPDDTPITVDYGVDTKCVRIAVEDPGPGFDPADVPDPTAEENLTRPGGRGLLLIRSYMSHANFKNHGRRLEMVYERPAETEN; from the coding sequence ATGGCACACCGTGATGAGCAGGCCAGCGTGAGCGACTCGGCCCGGGTCACCAACGACCGGGAGCGCATCGATCGCCTCTGGCTGTCCATCGAACTGGCCATGCAGGAGAACGGCTATCCAAAGTCGGCCACTTTCGCCGTCCGCCTCGCGCTCGAGGAAGCGATGACCAACGCCTTCCGTCACGGCCTCAGAGACCTGCCCGACGACACGCCCATTACCGTCGACTACGGCGTCGACACCAAGTGCGTCCGGATCGCCGTCGAGGATCCCGGGCCGGGCTTCGACCCCGCCGACGTACCCGACCCGACCGCCGAGGAGAACCTCACTCGACCGGGAGGCCGAGGGCTGCTGCTGATTCGCTCCTACATGTCTCATGCTAACTTCAAAAACCACGGCCGCCGGCTCGAGATGGTCTACGAGCGGCCCGCTGAGACCGAGAACTAG
- a CDS encoding STAS domain-containing protein: MPAEETRLRITDKDGVTRVEFLDRNILDEASIQRIGDEITEVIDASSNPKLLISFNNVDHMSSAALGTLITIHHKIRNRSGQLRLADIDPQIQEVFSITKLDRIFTIHEDTESALQSFD, encoded by the coding sequence ATGCCAGCCGAAGAGACACGTTTGCGCATCACCGACAAGGACGGGGTGACGCGGGTCGAGTTCCTCGACCGCAACATCCTCGACGAGGCAAGCATCCAGCGCATCGGCGATGAGATCACCGAAGTCATCGACGCTTCGAGCAATCCCAAGCTGCTCATCAGCTTCAACAACGTCGACCACATGTCCTCGGCCGCGCTGGGCACGCTGATCACCATCCACCACAAGATTCGCAATCGTTCGGGCCAGCTCCGCCTTGCCGATATCGATCCGCAGATCCAGGAAGTCTTCAGCATCACCAAGCTCGACCGCATCTTTACGATCCACGAGGACACCGAGAGCGCGTTGCAGAGCTTCGACTGA